Part of the Nitrosopumilus sp. genome is shown below.
AAAACATTTTGAGTGTATTGATTGTATGAATAATCATAAAACTCATCTGTGTAGCTGTGATTGCCATGATGAAAATACTGAAGCTCATGAAGTTGGGAAAACTCATTAAATTTAATTTTTGAATTTTCTTTCTATTTCCTGAGCCATGATTTCTAATTGATCTGTATTACCTAGTTTTCTAAAAGTTAGTTTTTCCAGTGTTTCAATGATGCTAATTGCTGCTCTGTATTGTGGGATTTCAGGTTCATTTAGTTCTCCATACATTCCAATTCCCTGAATATTGTTTTTCTTTGCAAATCCGAGAATTAATCCGTTAAACCCTGTAATGATTGATTTTTGAGGCGTGGTTGCAACATTTAGTCCTTCCATTTGTTTTGTTAATTCTTTGGATGTTGTTGTGATATATGCTTCTGGCTTGTTTCCAAAAATTCTATTTGTATGAAATCCTCCAACTGTGTAAAGAAATTTTGCAGAGTATTTTTTTGCAACATCAATCACATCTTGACACAATTCGTTTAATTCACTATTGCTTTGAGGTTGCCCTTTTCCTCCACCAAAAATAATTAGATCTTCTGTAAACCTATATTCCCATTTTTCATCTGGTACGTCAATATGTCCTCCTCTGTCTACAATATATGTCGGAAACGGTGTTTTTGCTATTCTGAATGGTTTTGTTCGAAGTGATTCATTGATGAAATTAACTACAATACTTCCTACATTTCCCATGTCTTGCATTGCAGCAATAATGATTGGTTTTTTAATATCGGGTTCTTCTTTTTGAATAAATTCCACAGGCATTCTATATTCTCATCAACTTTAAACATATGTTGAAATTTTATTGTGGATTTTCATTTAATTATTCAAATTTTTACCAATTGAGAATTTGATATTTTTTGAGCCTAAACATCTGCACTAAAAATTTTACCCAAAAGTAGAAACCATTATCATATTTTAACTCTTGTAACTTTTTGAATTTTTCTTTAATGATCGTCTAAAATATGAAGATTCATAAGTCAAAAAAACTTTCTGTCGACAAATTATGGAAACATCCATGGAAAATATTGGCACATTAGAATATGTCCTTGACAAATATTCCAAAGTTTGGAGTTGGAAAGTTACAGGTGATCGTGCCGTAAGTATGATATCCCGTCTAGTCTCTGAGGCATGGTATGGGGAAAATGTAAATGAAATAATCATACCTGATAGCACTGAAACTGTAAAACAACTGAAACTAATTATGGATAGATATCCTCTTGAAATTCTTTCAAAATCTGTTTGGCAAAGAAAAATTGTAAAGACATATGCTCCCAAGCCTGCTTTACCTCCTGTAAAATTAAAGCTGAAAAGAGCAAAAACAGGTGAACAGTTTCGTGGTAAGCTCCTAAATTTCCAAAAAGAGGGATTGGATTTTTTGTTAAAATCTTCTGGAAATGCTTTACTTGCAGATGAAATGGGTTTGGGGAAAACTGTTCAAACTTTGTCATATGCTGCAACTGAAAAACAAACTTTTCCAATTCTTGTAGTTGCTCCTTTGGTGACTTTGAATAATTGGGAAAGAGAAATTGAAAAATTCCTAAAAAAGAAAAGTAGGAATGGAAGAATAATTGAATCCGAATCTCCAAGTGTCACCATTATTCGTACCGGTAAATCTGAAGAATTACCAAAAACTGATATTTACATAATTAATTATGAATTACTTTTCAAAAGGCAAGGTGATTTATCAAAATTGGGTCTAAAAACTATTGTATGTGATGAGGTTCATAATTTGAGATCAAAGACAACTCAAAAATACAAAGCAGTAAAAAAATTGGCTGCACTTTCATCTATATCGTACAGAATTGGACTTTCTGGAACTCCAATCTACAACCGCGGTTCTGAGATTTGGCCTATTATTGATATCATTAAACCTGGTCTGCTTGGAAGCTTTAAAGAATTCTGTGAGTATTTTTGTTATGTTAATGAGAAAGGTAAGGCAATTGTTTTAGAAAACAAACGTGCATCTCTTAGAAATGAATTACAAAAACATGTGATGCTTCGAAGGAAGAAAGCTGATGTACTAAAAGAACTAAAAGACAAAGTCCGATACAAGGAAGTCATTGCAGCTGATACTGATTACTATCTTGAAGAATTAGACAAGATTTGGAAAAAAGTTGAGGCAGAACAAAAAGACGCTGAATCTGAATTTTCCAAATCTGCTTCATATCATAGGGCGATTCAGAGTGAACGTCAAATTGCAGGAATAGCCAAACTTCCACACGTTATCAATTTTGTTAAAAACATAATGGAAATTGAAGAAAGTGTTGTCGTCTTTTGTCACCACAAGGTAATCCATAAACTGCTTCATGAAAGCCTTCAAGAATTTTCTCCTGTTTCAATTATTGGAGGACAGTCTGATGCAACTCGCCAAGAGCAGATAGACAAATTCCAAAAAGGTGAATCAAAATTAATGATTGCAGGTATTCGTGCTGGAAACGTTGGTATCAATTTAACTCGAGCAAAATATGTAATTTTTGCAGAATTAGATTGGAGTCCTGCAATTCACCGACAAGCTGAAGATAGATTACATAGAATAGGCCAAAAAAATACTGTGTTTGCATATTATCTAATAGGGAATGGTACGCTAGATGATCACGTGGCAAATGTCTTAGTTGATAAAAGTTATGAGATAGATGAAATCATGGATGAAACTGCGGAAAATTATGAAAATAAAGACAAGGCAGAATTAATCTTGGCTCAAATACAAGACAAAGTTCGCTCAAAATAACTATATTTTTAGTTGCTCTTTTAGTTTTAGTAATTTTTTGTTAATGTGTTCTTTCTTTATCTGTTCTATCGACGTGTCTTGAATTTCTTTTATAATTTCATCTATGATGCTTAAAATCTCTACTTCGGGTTTTATTTGATCAAATTTTGTTTTCTTAAATCCTTCGGTCTCTGTTTTGTCTATCTCTACAATACCTTCAGGGAGGATTTCATACACTTTGACTATTTTTTCATCTATTCTTTGAGGCGACATTAAAACAAATTGATTTTTTCTTAATTTTTCTATTTCATTTACTAATTCTGTTTTTGAAATTTTGAGAATATCTTCAATTTGATCTAAACTACAAGATTTAATTTGTAATAATCGTAGTATCTTTGCCCAAGTAGGAATGCTCTTACTCCAGAGAATCTCTTTTGCTAAATCTGTAATTGAAAATGAACCGTCTTTATTTAGCGACAGCATTTTTCTGTCTTTTAGTGTTGCAAGAGAATCTAAAATTTTACCTACCCCCAATCTCTTTAATTCGGAATTCTCTAGATTATTTTCATTAAATGTACCCTTTTCATTGACTGCTAAATGTAAAATTTCCAAGTCAATTGTCCCTAATTTTCTCATACTGTTGATTTTTCTTTAAGATTTATCATTCTTTGCACAAAATTGTATTTTTACTCTTGAAGATTATATGTGGATTATACTGAATTGATTTTATGGTTCTATACGAACTTCCTAGATTGCCCTATGGGTACAATGAACTCGAACCTTTTATCGATACAGAAACAATGAAAATTCACCATCAGAAACATCATCAAGCATATGTTGATGGTTTGAAC
Proteins encoded:
- a CDS encoding PAC2 family protein, with translation MEFIQKEEPDIKKPIIIAAMQDMGNVGSIVVNFINESLRTKPFRIAKTPFPTYIVDRGGHIDVPDEKWEYRFTEDLIIFGGGKGQPQSNSELNELCQDVIDVAKKYSAKFLYTVGGFHTNRIFGNKPEAYITTTSKELTKQMEGLNVATTPQKSIITGFNGLILGFAKKNNIQGIGMYGELNEPEIPQYRAAISIIETLEKLTFRKLGNTDQLEIMAQEIERKFKN
- a CDS encoding DEAD/DEAH box helicase; this encodes METSMENIGTLEYVLDKYSKVWSWKVTGDRAVSMISRLVSEAWYGENVNEIIIPDSTETVKQLKLIMDRYPLEILSKSVWQRKIVKTYAPKPALPPVKLKLKRAKTGEQFRGKLLNFQKEGLDFLLKSSGNALLADEMGLGKTVQTLSYAATEKQTFPILVVAPLVTLNNWEREIEKFLKKKSRNGRIIESESPSVTIIRTGKSEELPKTDIYIINYELLFKRQGDLSKLGLKTIVCDEVHNLRSKTTQKYKAVKKLAALSSISYRIGLSGTPIYNRGSEIWPIIDIIKPGLLGSFKEFCEYFCYVNEKGKAIVLENKRASLRNELQKHVMLRRKKADVLKELKDKVRYKEVIAADTDYYLEELDKIWKKVEAEQKDAESEFSKSASYHRAIQSERQIAGIAKLPHVINFVKNIMEIEESVVVFCHHKVIHKLLHESLQEFSPVSIIGGQSDATRQEQIDKFQKGESKLMIAGIRAGNVGINLTRAKYVIFAELDWSPAIHRQAEDRLHRIGQKNTVFAYYLIGNGTLDDHVANVLVDKSYEIDEIMDETAENYENKDKAELILAQIQDKVRSK